The genomic window GCCAGTGGCCAATCAGTGGCGCAAATAAAAATCAACTATAAAATGTGTGCGCGTGGTAACGTTTTTGGCAAAATGCCCAAATTGCTGCTCTCAATAAATGATGGAACGCGGACGCgttaaacgaaattttttggCTGCTCTAACTTCATGTATATTTGTgcaggatatacatacatacatacagttatgtatatgtatatatctatagaAATACATCTTTCTAagtttgcgagagtataaaagatTTTTATGACAAAATGCTTAAATAGCAGGGATTAACTTGTTAAGATTCATACTTGAAGGTTGTGACGATCTCCCGGTTATAGTGTTCGCATAACTCTTCCAGCTGAATGATTTGGTATAAGAAACTAATTCTTCTAATGTAGCCAAGTTGACAGATCCTTTGAGAAACCAAATTCGCCTGTAGACTCTAGGCACAATAGGCCTAAGGTCGCAATCCTGGTCTATCTATCTAACTCTCTTACAGACTGTTGAACTTCCATTAAtacatttataaacaaatgCTTGAATACAAcagcaaatttacaaaaaattttacaccGACAGCTAGATCGCCAGCTTATATTAATTATCAGTAGTTACCACTGAAAGCACTAAATTTGCGAGAGATTCTACGTACAGAGAGAATCCCGTATGGCATGAATGTTCTGATAATATAATATCTTGATCAGGTTTGTATAAGGAACGTTTATCACCACGTTTGTAAcacgtctgtctgtatataggcGAAATAGTcatttagtttttgagttatcgaacAGAAACCTTGAATGTTACCTCCTCAAGAAGCTAATCATTTGTTGGAATCCTAAATATTGGATAATCAGCGGCGGATTAAGGAAGGGAAATTGTGGAAATCGATCGTTCTGGCAGAGGCAttaaatatggtatatatgtacgcTACTTATAACGTTTCTaaatcgaagacaaaaagctgaggaacattttcgatccaGTTGGTCAGATACGAAAAATTGGCGGCAGAACTGAAtgttgacgaagaaaaaccaagaacCTGCGGCcgagaaacaaaatatttgcgtGAGAACTTGCGCAGAACCCTACAGGGTCTCAGTTtacattcctctgttggatacaatcggcaAAGTTTTGAAGACGTgcttttctagagaagtattggattGACTTCAACTaagtttgctgcttccagaaaaagtatgtgctttgaaaaccaaagaaatggaaatttttttttttgactgttTGATAGATAGATTCCAAGGCGGTTTGAATAATGACAACGTCATGCGACAtttgaagctcaaaggtgaatttgatcactggcagtgccattAGGGGTAGAAGCAAAAGTCAAGATGcaacaagttaccgactactgctttagaaacgttgaagaactgtGATGTAGAACTTTAAcccataattcatagttttcttcgcatattctgcacacttcctgtgacgaatgcgagctctgaatgctctttttcgacacttcccgcatgaaaacgtggctgaggacGATCAAAAgtcagtccttgtatggaaaactttttcattttaaatgatattttctggaaattttgcaaacattatTGCCTGAGATAACGCCAttatatctgaagaaattgttcagatcgggctaGCTTAGCacgtagctgtcatacaaactggacgatcaaaatcaagttcttgtacgaacaacttttttatttgacgaggtatcttcggaaaactttgcacgaattgTTATCCAAGACATTGCTACATTCTTCGAATAAATTGCTCAGATCAgacaactatatcatatagctgccatacaaactgattgttcaaaatcaagtttttgtatggacaactcttttatttgacaagatatctgcacgaatttcggcatggattattttctaaggtatcGGTATggtcttcgaagaaattgtttagatcggactactatagcatatagctgtcatacaaagttaCCACTCAAAATCAACCTAAATATCTTTTTATGCCATTTTTTGCTATCAGAACCGTATTggtgaagggtattttagctcCGGTGCAGTTGTAGTTaagtattttcttattttgcatTTACTTTGTAAAACAAAGTCTCGAAAATTCTGtttcaaatattgatttttcCAAGCGTCAGCAGTAAGTttctttcatatatatatttttttttcaaattccctTTCACCAATTTTTTAGCATCCTACTTTAGCTCAAAATGTCTTATTTGCCACcaacatttgtttttaaataaaatgttaaaatttttgtttataaaaaatttattttaacccCTTTAAGCtatctttaaataaaacataGCTTCAGAGAGTTCCATAAAACCGCGTCCTTCATGCCGAACTCACTTTAAATAAACGTTTTACATTTAAGTCTTAAATAAATACAGTTATTGTTTTATACGCTCATTTATCTTCACATTTTTTCCTTACACATACTTtttagttgtttgtttttttctttttaaagcatTATTAAAGCAACAAAACTTATGCAATGAACatacgaaataaataaacatttaagctcttcacaaatgtataaaaatatatataagccAAATTTcgattattacaaaaaaaatacatatataaaaattaattaaactaattaaattaattataaacttacacatatatacatacatagtataatatgtttacaaaaaatacatacatacatatatttaaaaattaagctaAAATACAACAATTATGTACACTAATTATTTGTCCATCATTTGAGAttacataaattataaaacGCTTCCAAAATGGATAATTATCTTTGTGagtatgaaatatatgtatttttttacacGTAAATGTAGTTACAAATcctttgttgtagttgtagttctGTAGCATAAGTTACCACGCGTCCACGCCGCTTGCCTAAAGCACCTAAAGCAGCACGAGCAACGAACGGAACTCCGACTGCACCGTTGAGGACCCTATGCACTAGCTACCGTTGCTGGCGCCGTCTTTCTTCTTCGGCCGCAGGATGAAATTCAAATTGTAGGTCGTATTGACCGCGTAGTAAACGTTCGCGTTCCTTGGCATCACCAACTCTTTGTCGGGCAGCACCTGCGCGAGCGTATAGTCGTCGGGATCAGCCTCTAGGCCGAGCTTCATCATCGCATTCCGTATGACGTGCGGTGTGCGCTCGTTATTGCCCAACATTATGCTCTTGTACAGCACAATGCCGTCCAACTCGACATTCTCCGTTTCGTACGTAACGCGTATAATGTAAAAATCGGGCGCATTATTGGTCTTCGTGCCCGGCGTTTGCACCAGCTGCGCATTGATGATGGGCGAGCCGACATTCAGCTGTGTGCTGTTGTGTCCACTACCAGCGCTGCCACGCACACCGTTTGTCGAGTGTGAGTGCGTCATTTTCGTATTGGATTTTTGGCCGCCCGAGTTGCTCGAGTCCATGGATAGATTAGAGACGCTGCTGGAGGCCGACAAGATCGATGCGTTAGGCGCCTGTGCGTCACGATCGAGCGAGTTATGACGCGAACTGTAGTGCGAGCTATAGCTGTTATTCAGTTCACAATAGAATTGCGAACCGGCACCGCTGCTGGAGTTCGACGCTATCGAATCGGTCTTGCGATGTCCATTGCCGCCCATGGAATTCGTGGAGATCGTCGTATTCGTTAGCGAGGTGTTCGTGGATGCAGTCGATTTGCGTGGCGCCGGCGGTGGCGACTCGAGTTGGCAGGAGAGTGCATGCGCCTCACGCTCATCCAGCACCAGCACCGACGCAAACCAACGATCGAAGTTGGCGTCTTCGCGCAGGTTGTACGTATTGGCGGCACCCTGTAGCAATTTGATTTGCGCCAGCACTTCGAACTCTTTGCGTTTCTTGTCGAAATTGATGAGCTGGTGTTCACCTAACGTGTCCGGTATGGCGGCGTGTATCATGGTCAAGTCGGTGAGGAAGGTACCCAGGTACGGTATGGTGCCATGCGACGTCTGCGTGCTCTGTGACATGGAACGAAATAAGAGTTAATTAGCGGTGTGTGCCAATGCATAGTTAAATGGGGGTGTGTCGGTTGTTTGCAGTGGGTCAGTTGCGCTGTTTGGGTCGTTACTGTTTTGCAATGTACACTACTCACTTGTTTCTGTATGATCTTCTGCAGATGGCGATCGTGCTCACCCACCGTATCGGCGAATTTCGCAGTGCCCTCACGCATGAGTACTTCGCGCTGCGCCCAAGCATTGTTGTCCTCCGAAAATATTCTGGCAAGTTCATTGAAAATTTCCATCTGAAAAAGACATTTAGAGTGATTCAAGAGGCGCTATGGATTTCGTAAGCTAGGCCTACCTTTTCTTTGGGTAGCACGgcccatatttttgaaagtctataAATGGGATTCGATTGCAGTCCGGAAATGATCGCCTTCAGCGAGGAGAAATTCTTCAGCAGACGCAACTCCTGCGCAATATCAATCCAGGTTGCTATATTTAAAGCACGCTCCTGTAATGAAAGCGAAATTCAatgaaatatggaaaatattattattatcatagCCACCCACCTGCGGTTTGAGTCTGGGCTCAATCAGTATGCTAGAAATAACCCTAAAGAGCACAGCATTAAATTGATTTATGGTCGCCACCACCGTTTCAGAGCCACTTTTGTCGCGTCGCGCCCACGTTGCACCCAGGCACTGATGCGGTATTAGGCGTTTAAACAGCTCCGAGTCCATGCGCGTCAGCTGTTCGGCGAAATGACGCACCGGCACATGCGGAAACCGGAATGCCTGCAGAAAATGCGTGGTGCCACGTAGCGCCGGCGCCAAACACAGTCCCGCAAATTGTTCACTGAACTCAGCGCTGTACTGTTGCGGCAGCAAACCCACACTCATGCTCATATTCAGGCCAGCACCGTTGGCATTTGAACCCACGCCACTCGCCAGCCATGGCGGCACACTACTCTCGCCATACACCTGCTGACGCAGTATGCGCTCCAATCGATGCAGCACCTTCAAATGCAACTCGGAGCGCGGCAAGCGCTTGGATGCAAACGTCAATATCTGACGCAGGCTCTCCTCATGCCAGTCCTCCGGAAAGCCATCCAACCACACATGCAACGCTGAGACTAgtgtttttttatgttgttcATGTATGGATGCTGTCGGATCGTAATTGACATCCTCCAGTTGTTGGTGCTCTTCGATCTCTTGCAGATGCTTGTCATTGAGTGTGTCGTAGCGTCGTATGAGCAATTGGAGCACCTCTTTGGGTGTGGAGAAAGTGCGGTAAGTGGAGAGGAACACATTGATGAAAGTCGACTCCAATTCACCATCGTCTGTGGCTAACGCCTCGACTAGGCGCGCCAATGTGGCCGCCTTCACGAAGCGCACACGCACCGTCTCCCATTCGAGATGACTAATTTCATCGTCCGAATCCTATGTCGTCGTACcaaaatgtgtgtttgtgtgtgtatgtgtatgtaaataaggaAAATTGATTAATGCATTTTCATTTGAGTTAGTCAAGGTGAAATTGCCTTTTGGGCAAACAAACTTAATTACAAAAGCTTCGTAGCTTTCACTGGCTGTCGGGTAGACGGCCTGCCACAACAGCCCGTCACTTGGCGTACACTCGTACTTACATTATTCGCCGATGGTGTTGGTCGATGGTAGCGCACCTTCTTAAGGTAGACTGTGAAAATGGCATTCTTTTCGTGCTCCTCGCCCCAGAGACGCCACGTGGGCTGCAATGACACATAAatcaaaatg from Bactrocera tryoni isolate S06 chromosome 5, CSIRO_BtryS06_freeze2, whole genome shotgun sequence includes these protein-coding regions:
- the LOC120776455 gene encoding ral guanine nucleotide dissociation stimulator-like 1 isoform X1 is translated as MNFIIESGSQSAVNTKTPATTIERANSNNDDDTDDSQIDFGRSNGSQESLRRQQARLPRPTRTSPPPPKPPKPLKLTRCHSSEHQLQHLLHKPATCKQHEVSEINHALLQQQQLQQNQQIKHQHHHHQHLHKHSHYSHHQQQHLPQQTQTQTELTAQQQLLQQQQQQVVQIDSGNLMPSLDYGVPPPLPPKPKTLLHSKPQQQQQQKQQQQQQLLEKQQFLQKRQLLQQQLQKQLQQQLKHVLKQPPLTALDQQQQQQIQQQQALHSNDTKYQPAKSPKPPASPRTPKSPQPSPVPHESPGVKSNTVKTHTLQFHHFHHHKSAPTFDLFFKSPTNSTCTTPLSKSRRNSSYHSYDDLDATSAEKKVVSSLKYLCACTGATLRNLSKKTKDLHAKNYCYTKPTWRLWGEEHEKNAIFTVYLKKVRYHRPTPSANNDSDDEISHLEWETVRVRFVKAATLARLVEALATDDGELESTFINVFLSTYRTFSTPKEVLQLLIRRYDTLNDKHLQEIEEHQQLEDVNYDPTASIHEQHKKTLVSALHVWLDGFPEDWHEESLRQILTFASKRLPRSELHLKVLHRLERILRQQVYGESSVPPWLASGVGSNANGAGLNMSMSVGLLPQQYSAEFSEQFAGLCLAPALRGTTHFLQAFRFPHVPVRHFAEQLTRMDSELFKRLIPHQCLGATWARRDKSGSETVVATINQFNAVLFRVISSILIEPRLKPQERALNIATWIDIAQELRLLKNFSSLKAIISGLQSNPIYRLSKIWAVLPKEKMEIFNELARIFSEDNNAWAQREVLMREGTAKFADTVGEHDRHLQKIIQKQSTQTSHGTIPYLGTFLTDLTMIHAAIPDTLGEHQLINFDKKRKEFEVLAQIKLLQGAANTYNLREDANFDRWFASVLVLDEREAHALSCQLESPPPAPRKSTASTNTSLTNTTISTNSMGGNGHRKTDSIASNSSSGAGSQFYCELNNSYSSHYSSRHNSLDRDAQAPNASILSASSSVSNLSMDSSNSGGQKSNTKMTHSHSTNGVRGSAGSGHNSTQLNVGSPIINAQLVQTPGTKTNNAPDFYIIRVTYETENVELDGIVLYKSIMLGNNERTPHVIRNAMMKLGLEADPDDYTLAQVLPDKELVMPRNANVYYAVNTTYNLNFILRPKKKDGASNGS
- the LOC120776455 gene encoding ral guanine nucleotide dissociation stimulator-like 1 isoform X2, coding for MSQNVADSLPTWRLWGEEHEKNAIFTVYLKKVRYHRPTPSANNDSDDEISHLEWETVRVRFVKAATLARLVEALATDDGELESTFINVFLSTYRTFSTPKEVLQLLIRRYDTLNDKHLQEIEEHQQLEDVNYDPTASIHEQHKKTLVSALHVWLDGFPEDWHEESLRQILTFASKRLPRSELHLKVLHRLERILRQQVYGESSVPPWLASGVGSNANGAGLNMSMSVGLLPQQYSAEFSEQFAGLCLAPALRGTTHFLQAFRFPHVPVRHFAEQLTRMDSELFKRLIPHQCLGATWARRDKSGSETVVATINQFNAVLFRVISSILIEPRLKPQERALNIATWIDIAQELRLLKNFSSLKAIISGLQSNPIYRLSKIWAVLPKEKMEIFNELARIFSEDNNAWAQREVLMREGTAKFADTVGEHDRHLQKIIQKQSTQTSHGTIPYLGTFLTDLTMIHAAIPDTLGEHQLINFDKKRKEFEVLAQIKLLQGAANTYNLREDANFDRWFASVLVLDEREAHALSCQLESPPPAPRKSTASTNTSLTNTTISTNSMGGNGHRKTDSIASNSSSGAGSQFYCELNNSYSSHYSSRHNSLDRDAQAPNASILSASSSVSNLSMDSSNSGGQKSNTKMTHSHSTNGVRGSAGSGHNSTQLNVGSPIINAQLVQTPGTKTNNAPDFYIIRVTYETENVELDGIVLYKSIMLGNNERTPHVIRNAMMKLGLEADPDDYTLAQVLPDKELVMPRNANVYYAVNTTYNLNFILRPKKKDGASNGS
- the LOC120776455 gene encoding ral guanine nucleotide dissociation stimulator-like 1 isoform X3, with translation MPTWRLWGEEHEKNAIFTVYLKKVRYHRPTPSANNDSDDEISHLEWETVRVRFVKAATLARLVEALATDDGELESTFINVFLSTYRTFSTPKEVLQLLIRRYDTLNDKHLQEIEEHQQLEDVNYDPTASIHEQHKKTLVSALHVWLDGFPEDWHEESLRQILTFASKRLPRSELHLKVLHRLERILRQQVYGESSVPPWLASGVGSNANGAGLNMSMSVGLLPQQYSAEFSEQFAGLCLAPALRGTTHFLQAFRFPHVPVRHFAEQLTRMDSELFKRLIPHQCLGATWARRDKSGSETVVATINQFNAVLFRVISSILIEPRLKPQERALNIATWIDIAQELRLLKNFSSLKAIISGLQSNPIYRLSKIWAVLPKEKMEIFNELARIFSEDNNAWAQREVLMREGTAKFADTVGEHDRHLQKIIQKQSTQTSHGTIPYLGTFLTDLTMIHAAIPDTLGEHQLINFDKKRKEFEVLAQIKLLQGAANTYNLREDANFDRWFASVLVLDEREAHALSCQLESPPPAPRKSTASTNTSLTNTTISTNSMGGNGHRKTDSIASNSSSGAGSQFYCELNNSYSSHYSSRHNSLDRDAQAPNASILSASSSVSNLSMDSSNSGGQKSNTKMTHSHSTNGVRGSAGSGHNSTQLNVGSPIINAQLVQTPGTKTNNAPDFYIIRVTYETENVELDGIVLYKSIMLGNNERTPHVIRNAMMKLGLEADPDDYTLAQVLPDKELVMPRNANVYYAVNTTYNLNFILRPKKKDGASNGS